TCGGCGTCAAAACTGATAGGGGCCGTAAACTGGCGAATATCGCCCTGGAAGCCACGATAACGAATGTGGCTGGACATCAGGGCGTCGGCCATGCCCAGTTGGTCATCCGAGGGATAAACCGGGTGGTTTGACAGGTCGGCCGTCACGTGGAAAAAGGGCGGCAGCTCAATCCGCTGCAATTCCTGGAGCGACTTGTCCACCGTAGCCACCTCGTTGTCGGGCAGGCGGTCGCTGCCGCCGTGGCCGGGGAGGTCGACGAGGAGGAGGCGCAGCTCCGAGGCGAGCGGCAGCTGCTCGCGGAAGAGCTCCATCGAGCAGCTCCAGCCGTGGACGAGGACCAGGGTCCGCGGGCCGGTCCCGGCCGTCCGGTAGAGGACGCGCCTGCCGTCCAGGAGGGCGAAGCGGGCGGGGAGCGCGTCGAGGGAGCGGGGAGCCGCGGGCGCGGCGGGCGCCCTGGGCGCGACCGGAGGCGGCGAGGCCGGCTGCGCGACCGCGGCCCGCGCGGAGAGGGCAGAGGCGGCGGCGAGGGCGGCGAGGAGAAGTCGTGCGGGACCGGGCATCCGGCGGCTCCTTCGATCGCGGGTCGAGGCGAGGATACGCCCGCGACGGCAGGGCCAGGATCGTGGAGAATCGGCGCTTCCGAGGATGACCGCGAAC
This DNA window, taken from Deltaproteobacteria bacterium PRO3, encodes the following:
- a CDS encoding alpha/beta hydrolase, with product MPGPARLLLAALAAASALSARAAVAQPASPPPVAPRAPAAPAAPRSLDALPARFALLDGRRVLYRTAGTGPRTLVLVHGWSCSMELFREQLPLASELRLLLVDLPGHGGSDRLPDNEVATVDKSLQELQRIELPPFFHVTADLSNHPVYPSDDQLGMADALMSSHIRYRGFQGDIRQFTAPISFDA